Proteins co-encoded in one Capsicum annuum cultivar UCD-10X-F1 chromosome 9, UCD10Xv1.1, whole genome shotgun sequence genomic window:
- the LOC107841783 gene encoding beta-glucuronosyltransferase GlcAT14B isoform X1 — protein MELTIKKTKWMFPLAFAVLVSFFLIIFTLSTKTPFQKSSNKAKVPIFVESRLHISPTRPISTIPRLAYLISGSSGDGESIKRTLKALYHPLNQYVVHLDLEAPADERLELVKFVKREPLFVEVGNVRVVVRSNLVTYRGPTMVSNTLHAAAILLKEGGEWDWFINLSASDYPLVTQDDLLHTFSTVPRELNFIEHTSDIGWKEYHRARPVIIDSGLYSLNKSDLFWIPQKRSMPTAFKLFTGSAWTMLSRPFIEYLLWGWDNLPRIVLMYYANFLSTPEGYFHTVICNAEEFQDTTVNHDLHFISWDNPPKQHPHVLTLSDYQNMVDSNASFARKFRRNEPVLDKIDSELLGRKADGFVPGSWFDGGDANATISQYILRNITSLRPGAGAQRLKSLISGLLSDKDFDSKHCL, from the exons ATGGAACTTactataaagaaaacaaaatggaTGTTTCCTTTAGCTTTTGCTGTTTTAGTTTCCTTTTTCTTAATCATTTTCACTCTTTCAACTAAAACCCCATTTCAAAAATCATCCAATAAAGCTAAAGTTCCAATCTTTGTTGAATCAAGATTACATATATCACCTACTAGGCCAATTTCAACAATACCAAGATTGGCATATTTGATATCTGGTTCAAGTGGTGATGGTGAGAGTATAAAAAGGACATTAAAGGCATTGTACCATCCATTGAATCAGTATGTTGTACATTTAGACCTTGAAGCACCAGCTGATGAGAGGTTAGAGTTAGTGAAGTTTGTAAAAAGGGAACCTTTATTTGTTGAAGTGGGAAATGTGAGAGTTGTTGTGAGATCTAATTTGGTTACTTATAGAGGACCTACTATGGTTAGTAATACACTTCATGCTGCTGCTATTTTGCTCAAGGAAGGTGGTGAGTGGGATTGGTTTATAAATCTTAGTGCTTCTGATTACCCTTTGGTGACACAAGATG ATTTACTTCATACTTTTTCAACCGTGCCAAGAGAACTTAATTTTATTGAGCATACAAGTGACATTGGATGGAAGGA ATACCACAGAGCTAGACCTGTAATAATTGATTCAGGGTTGTACAGCCTGAATAAATCCGATCTCTTCTGGATCCCACAGAAAAGGAGTATGCCTACAGCATTTAAACTGTTCACAG GCTCTGCTTGGACGATGCTCTCTCGCCCCTTTATAGAATACCTTTTATGGGGGTGGGATAACCTCCCGAGGATAGTCTTAATGTACTATGCCAACTTCCTTTCAACGCCTGAAGGATATTTCCACACTGTCATTTGCAATGCAGAAGAGTTCCAGGATACTACTGTGAATCACGACCTTCATTTTATATCCTGGGACAACCCTCCAAAGCAACATCCACATGTTCTAACTCTTAGTGATTACCAAAACATGGTGGACAGCAATGCATCATTTGCAAGAAAATTCCGCAGGAATGAGCCAGTGCTTGACAAGATTGATTCTGAACTCTTGGGGCGTAAAGCCGATGGTTTTGTTCCTGGTAGTTGGTTTGATGGTGGAGATGCAAATGCTACCATCTCACAGTACATTCTAAGAAACATAACTTCACTGAGACCTGGAGCAGGTGCACAGAGACTAAAAAGTCTTATATCTGGTTTGTTGTCTGATAAAGATTTCGACTCTAAACACTGCCTCTAG
- the LOC107841783 gene encoding beta-glucuronosyltransferase GlcAT14A isoform X2, protein MELTIKKTKWMFPLAFAVLVSFFLIIFTLSTKTPFQKSSNKAKVPIFVESRLHISPTRPISTIPRLAYLISGSSGDGESIKRTLKALYHPLNQYVVHLDLEAPADERLELVKFVKREPLFVEVGNVRVVVRSNLVTYRGPTMVSNTLHAAAILLKEGGEWDWFINLSASDYPLVTQDGSAWTMLSRPFIEYLLWGWDNLPRIVLMYYANFLSTPEGYFHTVICNAEEFQDTTVNHDLHFISWDNPPKQHPHVLTLSDYQNMVDSNASFARKFRRNEPVLDKIDSELLGRKADGFVPGSWFDGGDANATISQYILRNITSLRPGAGAQRLKSLISGLLSDKDFDSKHCL, encoded by the exons ATGGAACTTactataaagaaaacaaaatggaTGTTTCCTTTAGCTTTTGCTGTTTTAGTTTCCTTTTTCTTAATCATTTTCACTCTTTCAACTAAAACCCCATTTCAAAAATCATCCAATAAAGCTAAAGTTCCAATCTTTGTTGAATCAAGATTACATATATCACCTACTAGGCCAATTTCAACAATACCAAGATTGGCATATTTGATATCTGGTTCAAGTGGTGATGGTGAGAGTATAAAAAGGACATTAAAGGCATTGTACCATCCATTGAATCAGTATGTTGTACATTTAGACCTTGAAGCACCAGCTGATGAGAGGTTAGAGTTAGTGAAGTTTGTAAAAAGGGAACCTTTATTTGTTGAAGTGGGAAATGTGAGAGTTGTTGTGAGATCTAATTTGGTTACTTATAGAGGACCTACTATGGTTAGTAATACACTTCATGCTGCTGCTATTTTGCTCAAGGAAGGTGGTGAGTGGGATTGGTTTATAAATCTTAGTGCTTCTGATTACCCTTTGGTGACACAAGATG GCTCTGCTTGGACGATGCTCTCTCGCCCCTTTATAGAATACCTTTTATGGGGGTGGGATAACCTCCCGAGGATAGTCTTAATGTACTATGCCAACTTCCTTTCAACGCCTGAAGGATATTTCCACACTGTCATTTGCAATGCAGAAGAGTTCCAGGATACTACTGTGAATCACGACCTTCATTTTATATCCTGGGACAACCCTCCAAAGCAACATCCACATGTTCTAACTCTTAGTGATTACCAAAACATGGTGGACAGCAATGCATCATTTGCAAGAAAATTCCGCAGGAATGAGCCAGTGCTTGACAAGATTGATTCTGAACTCTTGGGGCGTAAAGCCGATGGTTTTGTTCCTGGTAGTTGGTTTGATGGTGGAGATGCAAATGCTACCATCTCACAGTACATTCTAAGAAACATAACTTCACTGAGACCTGGAGCAGGTGCACAGAGACTAAAAAGTCTTATATCTGGTTTGTTGTCTGATAAAGATTTCGACTCTAAACACTGCCTCTAG